In Vogesella indigofera, the sequence CGTCATTGACCCAGGGTTGGCCGCAACGCCGTCAGCGCAGCGGCAGCGCCTTCATCAGCTCCGCCTCGCTCACCAGCCCGGCGATGCGTGCCAGCGGCCGCCCCTGCTCGTCCAGCACCACGGTAAACGGCAACCCGCCGCTGCGGTTGCCCAGCGCGCGCATCAGTGCGATGCCCTCGCCGTCGCTCATCAGCACCGGATAGCTGACCGGCAGCTGCTTCAGGTAGGCCGCCACCTCGCCCGGCTGGTCCAGCGCGATGCCGACGAAGCGCACCTGGCGTGCGGCCAACCTTGGCGCCAGCGCCGACAGCAGCGGCATCTCCTTGCGACACGGTGCACACCAGGTGGCCCAGAAGT encodes:
- a CDS encoding TlpA disulfide reductase family protein produces the protein MSVKTMLSRRLLLGGLLLMPLCAVAGGLLDSAVLTELGGKPASFARYQGKTTVVNFWATWCAPCRKEMPLLSALAPRLAARQVRFVGIALDQPGEVAAYLKQLPVSYPVLMSDGEGIALMRALGNRSGGLPFTVVLDEQGRPLARIAGLVSEAELMKALPLR